In Brachypodium distachyon strain Bd21 chromosome 2, Brachypodium_distachyon_v3.0, whole genome shotgun sequence, one genomic interval encodes:
- the LOC100841217 gene encoding amino-acid permease BAT1 homolog — MAPVPRSVAVAVAPGGDEDTAAGVDADQARLHQLGYKQELKRGLSVVSNFAFSFAIISVLTGVTSTYNTGLRYGGPASMTLGWLVVASFNGCVALSMAEICSAYPTSGGLYYWSAKLAGKRWAPLASWVTGWFNIMGQWAGTTSVDFSLAQLIQVMVLLGTGGANGGGYLASKYVVLAIYAAILVLHGLINSLPIRCLSWFGHLGAFWNAAGVFVLVIMIPAVAKERASIEFIFTNFNTENGTGIHGKPYILAVGLLMSQYSVVGYDTSAHMTEETKNADRSGPIGIITSVGLATIFGWIYLVALTSIVTDIPYLLSPDNDAGGYAIAQALYSTFQARYGSGAGGIACLGIIAVAMFLCGVACITSNSRMGYAFSRDGAMPYSHVWHRVTKKEVPLNVVWLSVVIAFTMALTSLGSEVAFQAMVSIATLGLYISYALPIFFRVTTARKSFVPGPFHLARYGVFVGWAAVLWVAFVTVLFSLPVAYPVAKDNFNYTPVAVGGVLVLSLVAWVFHARFWFEGPIVNVDID; from the exons ATGGCGCCCGTGCCGCGttccgtggccgtggccgtggcccccggcggcgacgaagacacggccgccggcgtcgacgcGGACCAAGCCCGGCTTCACCAGCTGGGGTACAAGCAGGAGCTGAAGCGCGGGCTCAGCGTGGTGTCCAACTTCGCCTTCTCCTTCGCCATCATCTCCGTGCTCACGGGGGTCACCTCGACATACAACACGGGGCTCCGCTACGGCGGGCCGGCGTCCATGACGCTGGGCTGGCTCGTGGTCGCCTCCTTCAATGGCTGCGTGGCTCTGTCCATGGCCGAGATCTGCTCCGCGTACCCGACCTCCGGCGGGCTCTACTACTGGAGCGCCAAGCTCGCCGGAAAAAGATGGGCGCCCCTTGCCTCCTGGGTCACTGGCTG GTTCAATATCATGGGACAG TGGGCTGGAACCACGAGCGTGGACTTCTCGCTGGCGCAGCTAATCCAGGTGATGGTCCTGCTGGGCACCGGCGGGGccaacggcggcggctaccTTGCCTCCAAGTACGTCGTCTTGGCCATCTACGCCGCCATCCTCGTCCTCCATGGCCTCATCAACAGCCTCCCCATCCGCTGCCTCTCCTGGTTCGGCCACCTCGGCGCCTTCTGGAATGCCGCAG GTGTGTTCGTGCTGGTGATCATGATCCCGGCGGTCGCCAAGGAAAGGGCGAGCATCGAGTTCATCTTTACCAACTTCAACACGGAGAATGGCACGGGTATCCATGGGAAGCCCTACATTTTAGCCGTGGGGCTGTTGATGAGCCAGTACTCGGTCGTCGGCTACGATACATCTGCCCACATG ACCGAAGAAACGAAGAACGCGGACCGGAGCGGCCCGATCGGGATCATCACCTCCGTCGGCCTCGCGACGATCTTCGGGTGGATCTACCTGGTGGCGCTGACGTCAATCGTTACAGACATACCATACCTCCTCAGCCCCGATAACGATGCTGGTGGGTACGCCATTGCTCAAGCTCTCTACAGCACATTCCAAGCAAGGTATGGCAGTGGCGCCGGCGGGATAGCATGCTTGGGCATCATCGCTGTCGCCATGTTCCTCTGCGGCGTCGCCTGTATCACCAGCAACTCGAGGATGGGGTACGCCTTCTCTCGTGACGGGGCCATGCCCTACTCCCACGTCTGGCACCGGGTGACAAAAAAAGAGGTGCCCCTCAACGTCGTTTGGCTCTCTGTTGTCATCGCCTTCACCATGGCCCTCACGTCGCTCGGGAGCGAGGTGGCATTCCAGGCGATGGTGTCAATCGCCACGCTGGGCTTGTACATCTCCTACGCGCTGCCCATCTTCTTCCGCGTGACGACGGCCCGGAAGTCATTTGTGCCGGGGCCGTTCCACCTCGCCAGGTACGGGGTTTTCGTGGGTTGGGCAGCCGTCCTCTGGGTGGCTTTCGTCACCGTGCTCTTCTCATTGCCGGTGGCATACCCAGTGGCCAAGGACAACTTTAACTACACGCCGGTGGCCGTCGGCGGTGTACTGGTGCTCAGTCTCGTCGCCTGGGTGTTTCACGCCCGGTTCTGGTTCGAAGGGCCCATCGTAAATGTTGACATAGActag
- the LOC100829081 gene encoding amino-acid permease BAT1 homolog has protein sequence MAVSRSGSAAAGDADQARLHQLGYKQELKRGLSLMSNFAFSFSIISVMAGVTTTYNAGLRYGGPASMTLGWLVVAFFNGCVALSMAEICSAYPTSGGLYYWSAKLAGNDWAPLASWVTGWFNIVGQWAATTSTDFSLAQLIQVMVLLGTGGANGGGYTASKYVVLAIHGFVLVLHGLINSLPIRCLSWFGHLGAFWNTAGALVLVVLIPSVATERASPEFIFTHFNADNGMGVHGNAYILALGLLTSQYSLLGYDASAHMIEETKKADWSGPMGIVSSVALSTAFGWIFMVALTSIVTDDIQYLLDTSNDAGGYAVAQALHNAFRRRYGSGAGGIACVGVVAVGIFLAGVACIASNSRMGYAFSRDGAMPMSRVWHRVTKHEVPLNVVWLSVVIAFAMALTSLGSQVAFQAMVSIATLGQYIAYALPIFFRVTTARKSFVPGPFHLGRYGVFVGWAAVLWVALLTVLFSLPVAYPVAQDNFNYTPVAVGGVLLLSVGAWVLHARFWFRGPIANVDL, from the exons ATGGCCGTGTCACGCTCcggctcggccgccgccggcgacgcggATCAAGCCCGGCTGCACCAGCTGGGCTACAAGCAGGAGCTCAAGCGCGGCCTCTC CCTGATGTCCAActtcgccttctccttctccatcaTCTCCGTGATGGCCGGCGTGACGACGACGTACAACGCGGGGCTCCGGTACGGCGGGCCGGCGTCCATGACCCTGGGCTGGCTCGTGGTGGCCTTCTTCAACGGctgcgtggcgctgtccatgGCCGAGATCTGCTCCGCTTACCCGACCTCGGGAGGCCTCTACTACTGGAGCGCCAAGCTCGCCGGCAACGACTGGGCGCCTCTTGCTTCCTGGGTCACCGGCTG GTTCAACATCGTGGGCCAG TGGGCTGCGACGACGAGCACGGACTTCTCGCTGGCGCAGCTGATCCAGGTGATGGTGCTGCTGGGCACGGGCGGGGccaacggcggcggctacaCGGCGTCCAAGTACGTCGTCTTGGCCATCCACGGcttcgtcctcgtcctccacggcctcATCAACAGCCTCCCCATCCGCTGCCTCTCCTGGTTCGGCCACCTCGGCGCCTTCTGGAACACCGCCGGCGCCCTCGTGCTCGTCGTCCTCATCCCTTCCGTCGCCACGGAGCGTGCCAGCCCGGAGTTCATCTTCACGCACTTCAATGCCGACAACGGCATGGGCGTCCATGGCAACGCCTACATCCTCGCCCTCGGCCTCCTCACCAGCCAGTACTCCCTCCTCGGCTACGACGCTTCCGCCCACATG ATTGAGGAGACGAAGAAGGCGGACTGGAGCGGGCCGATGGGGATCGTGTCGTCGGTGGCGTTGTCCACGGCATTCGGCTGGATCTTCATGGTGGCGCTGACATCGATCGTGACGGACGACATACAATACCTTCTGGACACAAGCAACGACGCCGGGGGATACGCCGTGGCGCAGGCGCTCCACAACGCGTTCCGGAGGCGGtacggcagcggcgccggcggcatcgCGTGCGTGGGGGTCGTGGCCGTGGGCATCTTCCTGGCCGGGGTGGCGTGCATCGCGAGCAACTCGAGGATGGGGTACGCCTTCTCCCGGGACGGGGCCATGCCGATGTCCCGCGTGTGGCACCGGGTGACGAAGCACGAGGTGCCCTTGAACGTGGTGTGGCTCTCCGTGGTGATCGCCTTCGCCATGGCGCTCACGTCGCTGGGGAGCCAAGTGGCGTTCCAGGCCATGGTGTCCATCGCCACGCTGGGGCAGTACATCGCATACGCGCTGCCCATCTTCTTCCGGGTGACCACGGCACGAAAGTCGTTTGTGCCGGGACCATTCCACCTAGGCAGGTATGGGGTTTTCGTCGGCTGGGCCGCGGTGCTCTGGGTGGCGCTGCTCACCGTGCTCTTCTCGCTGCCCGTGGCGTACCCGGTCGCACAGGACAACTTCAACTACACGCCCGTGGCCGTCGGTGGCGTGCTGCTGCTCAGCGTCGGTGCCTGGGTGCTCCACGCCCGGTTCTGGTTCCGAGGGCCCATCGCCAACGTCGATTTGTAG
- the LOC104582959 gene encoding protein JINGUBANG: MAIMPDQDRAALSAPLLPRPVSLSTSSSFSASSSPAADAAAAAPMPMPRDTACCKALAVLRDAHPGGGSVSCLSLCGEFLLSASTGADIVAWQQPDLRRFARFGHGGEGAVKALAASGGRVFSAHQDGRVRVWRVSRCYRSENAFKLVTALPTTRDYLGKVFRQASYDGAAQQSRRRRGGRRRLWIEHADSISCLALHDGNVYSGSWDKTLKVWRMADLRCVESIRAHDDAINAVAADAGIIYSASADGRVKAWEKGKAGGSHSLQGILIARDGVSWNAVAVSADGGGRRRVYAAGSDGHLVGWDRLGGGGEVRWSLACDVKAHAMAVLCLCVAGDLVCTGSADKTMGLWRRQTSGGGLARIGAVGGHEGPVKCLQASWCRASNGCMVYSGGLDKSIRVWWVPSGQNGDDEQRNEKGTKDDHDHKPRVFLR; the protein is encoded by the coding sequence ATGGCGATAATGCCAGATCAAGACCGCGCCGCACTGTCCGCACCCCTCCTCCCGCGGCCCGTCTCCCTCTCCACCTCGTCTTccttctcggcctcctcctcaccggcggcggatgcagcagcagcggcgccgatgccgatgccgaggGACACCGCGTGCTGCAAGGCGCTGGCCGTGCTGCGGGACGCGCACCCGGGCGGCGGCTCCGTGTCCTGCCTCTCCCTCTGCGGGGAGTTCCTGCTCAGCGCGTCCACGGGCGCCGACATCGTGGCCTGGCAGCAGCCGGACCTCCGCCGCTTCGCCCGCTTCGGCCATGGCGGGGAGGGCGCCGTCAAGGCGCtggcggcgtccggcggcaGGGTGTTCTCCGCGCACCAGGACGGCCGCGTCCGCGTGTGGCGGGTGTCCCGGTGCTACAGGTCAGAGAACGCGTTCAAGCTCGTCACCGCGCTCCCCACTACCAGAGACTATCTAGGCAAGGTGTTCCGCCAGGCGAGCTACGACGGCGCCGCCCAGCAGAGCCGCCGGAGACGAGGCGGGCGACGCCGCCTCTGGATCGAGCACGCCGACAGCATCTCCTGCCTGGCGCTCCACGACGGGAACGTGTACTCGGGTTCCTGGGACAAGACGCtcaaggtgtggcgcatggCGGATCTCAGGTGCGTCGAGTCGATACGCGCCCACGATGATGCCATCAACGCCGTGGCTGCCGATGCCGGCATCATCTACTCGGcgtccgccgacggccgcgtCAAGGCGTGGGAGAAAGGCAAGGCCGGGGGATCGCATTCGCTCCAGGGCATCCTCATCGCCCGCGACGGCGTGTCGTGGAACGCCGTCGCCGTgagcgccgacggcggcgggcggcggcgcgtgtaCGCCGCGGGCTCCGACGGGCATCTCGTTGGCTGGGACAggctcggcggcggtggggaagTCCGGTGGAGCCTGGCGTGCGACGTGAAGGCGCACGCCATGGCCGTGCTGTGCCTGTGCGTGGCAGGGGACCTGGTGTGCACCGGCTCCGCCGACAAGACCATGGGCCTGTGGCGCCGGcagacgagcggcggcggtctcGCCAGGATCGGCGCCGTCGGAGGCCACGAGGGCCCCGTGAAGTGCCTCCAGGCGTCCTGGTGCAGGGCTAGCAACGGGTGTATGGTGTACAGCGGAGGGCTGGACAAGAGCATCAGGGTCTGGTGGGTGCCCAGCGGCCAGAATGGCGACGACGAGCAGCGGAATGAAAAGGGCACCAAGGATGATCATGATCACAAGCCCCGTGTGTTCTTGAGGTGA
- the LOC100828477 gene encoding amino-acid permease BAT1 homolog has translation MASPRSAAVSVSVAAAGADADQARLHQLGYKQELKRGLSVVSNFAFSFSIISVLTGVTSTYNTGLRYGGPASMTLGWLVVASFNACVALSMAEICSAYPTSGGLYYWSAKLAGKRWAPLASWITGWFNIVGQWATSTSVDFSLAQLIQVMVLLGTGGANGGGYLASKYVVLAIYAAILVLHGLINSLPIHWLSWFGQLGAFWNAAGVFVLVILIPSVAKERASSEFIFTNFNKDNGTGIHGNAYILAVGLLMSQYSMIGYDTSAHMTEETKNADKNGPIGIITSVVLSNIFGWVYLVALTSIVTDIPYLLSTENDAGGYAIAQALYSAFQRRYGSGAGGIACLGVVAVAMFLCGVACITSNSRMGYAFSRDGAMPYSRFWHQVTKHEVPLNVVWLSVVVAFIMALTSLGSQVAFTAMVSIATLGLYISYALPIFFRVTTARTSFVPGPFHLGRFGVLVGWAAVLWVAFVTVLFSLPVAYPVAKDTFNYTPVAVGGVLLLSVAAWVFHARFWFKGPIVNTETY, from the exons ATGGCCTCGCcacgctccgccgccgtgTCCGTGTCCgtggctgccgccggcgccgacgccgaccaAGCCCGGCTTCACCAGCTGGGATACAAGCAAGAGCTCAAGCGCGGCCTCTC CGTGGTGTCCAACTTCGCCTTCTCATTCTCCATCATCTCCGTGCTGACGGGGGTCACCTCCACATACAACACGGGGCTCCGCTACGGCGGTCCGGCGTCCATGACTCTGGGATGGCTCGTGGTCGCCTCCTTCAACGCCTGCGTCGCGCTCTCCATGGCCGAGATCTGCTCCGCGTACCCGACCTCGGGGGGGCTCTACTACTGGAGCGCCAAGCTCGCCGGCAAGAGATGGGCGCCTCTTGCCTCCTGGATCACCGGCTG GTTCAACATCGTGGGACAG TGGGCCACTTCTACGAGCGTGGACTTCTCGCTGGCGCAGCTTATCCAGGTGATGGTCTTGCTGGGCACCGGCGGGGccaacggcggcggctaccTGGCCTCCAAGTACGTCGTCTTGGCCATCTACGCCGCCATCCTCGTCCTCCATGGCCTCATCAACAGCCTCCCCATCCACTGGCTCTCCTGGTTCGGCCAGCTCGGCGCCTTCTGGAACGCCGCAG GCGTGTTCGTGCTGGTGATCTTGATTCCGTCTGTCGCCAAGGAAAGGGCGAGCAGCGAGTTCATCTTCACCAACTTCAACAAGGACAACGGAACGGGGATCCATGGCAACGCTTACATTCTTGCCGTGGGGTTGTTGATGAGCCAGTACTCCATGATCGGCTACGATACCTCTGCTCACATG ACCGAAGAAACGAAGAACGCGGACAAGAACGGCCCGATCGGGATCATCACCTCTGTGGTTCTCTCAAACATCTTCGGTTGGGTTTACCTCGTGGCACTGACATCGATAGTGACGGACATACCGTACCTACTGAGCACCGAGAACGACGCCGGTGGGTATGCCATCGCGCAGGCTCTCTACTCTGCCTTCCAACGGAGGtacggcagcggcgccggcgggatcGCCTGCCTAGGGGTCGTCGCCGTTGCAATGTTCCTCTGCGGCGTCGCTTGTATCACCAGCAACTCTAGGATGGGGTACGCCTTCTCCCGCGACGGGGCCATGCCCTACTCCCGCTTCTGGCACCAGGTTACAAAGCATGAGGTACCCTTGAACGTTGTTTGGCTCTCGGTGGTCGTCGCATTCATCATGGCCCTCACATCGCTGGGGAGCCAGGTGGCATTCACGGCGATGGTGTCGATCGCCACGTTGGGGCTGTACATCTCCTACGCATTGCCCATCTTCTTCCGTGTGACCACGGCACGGACGTCGTTTGTGCCCGGACCGTTCCACCTAGGCAGGTTTGGGGTTCTTGTCGGTTGGGCGGCCGTGCTCTGGGTGGCTTTTGTCACCGTTCTCTTCTCGTTGCCAGTGGCATACCCGGTCGCCAAGGACACCTTCAACTACACGCCGGTGGCCGTCGGGGGCGTGTTGCTGCTCAGTGTTGCCGCATGGGTGTTCCATGCACGGTTCTGGTTCAAAGGACCCATTGTAAACACGGAAACATACTAA
- the LOC100840914 gene encoding LOW QUALITY PROTEIN: DNA repair protein recA homolog 2, mitochondrial (The sequence of the model RefSeq protein was modified relative to this genomic sequence to represent the inferred CDS: inserted 1 base in 1 codon): MPHSVLSIPSPPFTPSGDFDRESNLCLERFSRTRRASVIPTGSLKLDLALGIGGLPKGKMVEIFGKESSGKTTLALHVVKEAQKSGGYCTYIDAENAFDPSSAEAIGVDTEKLLIAQPDSAENSLSIVNTLVGGSIDVVVVDSVAGLIPKCELEGEMHTNYGETQSRLMTRALRKXQYTLSRSETLIIFVNQVRTRRSSKEFSGLYKEVACGGNALGFYAAIRVRTSRKELRYTDDQATGIGISVQIIKNKLAPAVLKEAGIDITFGKGIAYESEILEMASSHGVIVKEGCGYWINGEFLTDKAAAEKYLLENVAVADDICSTMRSQLFER; the protein is encoded by the exons ATGCCTCACTCCGTCCTTAGCATCCCATCTCCGCCGTTTACCCCTTCAG GTGATTTTGATAGAGAGTCTAATTTATGTTTGGAGCGGTTCTCCCGGACAAGGCGTGCATCTGTCATTCCTACTGGTTCTCTTAAGCTTGACCTCGCTCTTGGCATTGGAGGATTACCAAAG GGTAAAATGGTTGAAATATTTGGGAAAGAGTCATCTGGGAAGACAACACTTGCACTTCATGTTGTCAAGGAAGCCCAAAAGAGTGGAG GTTATTGCACCTATATTGATGCAGAAAATGCTTTCGACCCTTCATCTGCGGAAGCCATCGGCGTGGACACTGAAAAACTCCTAATAGCTCAACCTGATTCTGCTGAAAACTCTTTAAGCATAGTGAACACTCTTGTTGGTGGATCTAttgatgttgttgttgtggatagC GTAGCAGGACTTATTCCCAAATGTGAGCTTGAAGGCGAAATGCACACGAACTATGGAGAAACGCAATCCCGTTTAATGACTCGAGCACTTCGAA TTCAATACACATTAAGTCGGTCAGAAAcacttattatttttgtgaatCAG GTCAGAACAAGGCGGAGCTCAAAAGAATTTTCTGGGCTTTACAAGGAGGTGGCCTGTGGTGGCAACGCATTAGGGTTCTATGCAGCAATCAGAGTGAGGACTTCGAGAAAGGAACTGCGCTACACTGATGACCAG GCTACCGGCATTGGCATATCAGTGCAAATCATCAAGAACAAATTAGCTCCAGCAGTTCTGAAGGAAGCTGGCATCGACATTACGTTTGGGAAGGGAATCGCCTACGAATCGGAGATTCTGGAAATGGCTTCTTCTCATGGAGTTATTGTGAAGGAAGGGTGTGGGTATTGGATCAATGGTGAGTTCCTGACAGACAAGGCAGCAGCTGAGAAATACCTACTTGAAAATGTTGCTGTGGCAGATGACATCTGCAGTACCATGAGAAGCCAATTATTTGAAAGATGA
- the LOC100828178 gene encoding glucan endo-1,3-beta-glucosidase GV — protein MTMILSGSGEQGGLAAPMLRLASALLLVGVLIASVPAGVESIGACNGVIGSDLPPAHDVVQLYKSNGITAMRFYNPQPELLDALRGSGIAVILGTANADVPLLASKPGYAASWVATNVQPYYPSVNISYITVGNEITGDPAFKSSILPAMKSLHFALAGALGARAAGGIKVSTALRFDALVDTFPPSKGAFKDAETMVPLAGFLASTGAPLLADVYPYFAYRDNPKDIALSYATFQPGSTPVRDDGSGLVYTTLFDAMVDALYSALEKAGEPAVRVVVSESGWPSAGGFGATVENARAYNQGLIDHVGKGTPKRPGAPVEAYIFSMFNENLKPGDETERHFGLFYPSKAPVCPISFHGVQQPAAKQRQHAPLKKGAKNHTNY, from the exons ATGACGATGATCTTGTCCGGATCCGGCGAGCAAGGCGGCCTTGCTGCTCCGATGCTTCGTCTTGCATCGGCTCTGCTACTCGTTGGAGTTCTCATCGCCTCCGTTCCTGCAG GCGTGGAGTCCATCGGCGCGTGCAACGGCGTGATCGGCAGCGACCTCCCACCAGCCCACGACGTGGTGCAGCTCTACAAGTCCAACGGCATCACCGCAATGCGCTTCTACAACCCCCAACCCGAGCTCCTGGACGCGCTCCGCGGCTCCGGCATCGCCGTGATCCTCGGCACCGCGAACGCCGACGTGCCGCTCCTGGCATCCAAACCGGGCTACGCGGCCTCCTGGGTCGCCACCAACGTGCAGCCATACTACCCCTCCGTCAACATCTCCTACATCACCGTCGGCAACGAGATCACGGGCGACCCGGCCTTCAAGTCCAGCATCCTGCCGGCCATGAAAAGCCTCCACTTCGCTCTCGCGGGCGCTCTgggcgcccgcgccgcgggCGGCATCAAGGTGTCCACGGCGCTGCGGTTCGACGCGCTAGTGGACACTTTCCCCCCGTCCAAGGGCGCGTTCAAGGACGCCGAGACCATGGTGCCGCTGGCGGGGTTCCTGGCGTCCACGggcgcgccgctgctggccgaCGTGTACCCGTACTTCGCCTACAGGGACAATCCCAAGGACATTGCTCTCAGCTACGCCACGTTCCAGCCCGGGAGCACGCCGGTGAGGGACGACGGGAGCGGGCTGGTGTACACGACCTTGTTCGACGCCATGGTGGACGCGTTGTACTCGGCGCTGGAGAAGGCCGGGGAGCCCGCCGTGAGAGTCGTCGTGTCCGAGTCCGGCTGGCCGTCGGCGGGCGGGTTCGGGGCGACCGTGGAGAATGCCAGGGCTTATAACCAGGGCTTGATTGACCATGTTGGCAAGGGGACGCCCAAGAGGCCTGGGGCGCCCGTGGAGGCGTATATTTTCTCCATGTTCAACGAGAACCTGAAGCCCGGGGATGAGACGGAGAGGCACTTTGGGCTGTTTTACCCCAGCAAAGCGCCGGTTTGCCCCATCAGTTTCCATGGGGTTCAGCAGCCAGCGGCAAAGCAACGCCAGCACGCTCCCCTGAAGAAAGGAGCCAAGAACCACACAAATTACTAG